ATCGCGGCCCTCCTTCATCGGGACGTCAAGCCCTGCCCTCTTGACCACAACAACCTTCTCGACGCTCGGGGCGTTCTGGACGGCCTCATCGACGTTCGGCTTGAGCGGGAGCGGCTTGCCACGCCTGTAGAAGCCATCCGTTGTCACAACAACCTTCGATTCCGCATCGAGCACCCTGCTCTGGAGGCCTCCAGCGCTGAATCCCGAGAAGACCACGCTGTGGATCGCGCCGATCTTTGCGCATGCGAGCATCGCTATCGGCGTCTCCGGGATCATGGGCATGTATATGCTGACCCTGTCGCCCTTCTTCACACCAAGACTCTTCAGGCCGTTTGCGAATTTGTTAACAGCCTTGTACAGATCCAGGTAGGTTATCTTCTGCACCTGCTGATCTGTCGGCTCGGGCACGAAGATATAGGCGACCTTGTCCTTCTTTGCGTCCTTTGCATGTCTGTCCACGGCGTTGTACGCGACGTTGCACTTCCCTCCGACGAACCATCTCGCATACGGAGGCTTCCACTCGAGGATCTGCGCGTATGGCTCAAACCAGTCCGCGTATGTCTTTGCCATTTCGTCCCAGAACTCTATGTAGTGCTGGCCTGTCCAGGCGCGCATCTCCCGCTCGCTGCTGAAACCCTTTTTCTTCATCCACTGCATGACGTTTGAGTTCTCAGCAAGCTCCTTCGGGGGATGGAATACTCTTGTCTCCTCAAGAAGAACCGCAGTTGTAGCAGCTTTTTGCTCAGCCATTTTGACACTCCTTAACAGTCATTCTGCCTCCAGCCCCCTCCCCGCTGTGCAAATCTGCCCTCCCACCAGGCAAATCAGGATGAGGAGACTCAGAGGCATTATTACGATTGATAATTATCTCTTTCATTTATAAACTTAACGTTTGAATGAAATTAATGTTTAATAATGATCTTTAACAATCATTAAAGTATTGTTAAAGT
This Methanothrix sp. DNA region includes the following protein-coding sequences:
- a CDS encoding AMP-binding protein, with amino-acid sequence MAEQKAATTAVLLEETRVFHPPKELAENSNVMQWMKKKGFSSEREMRAWTGQHYIEFWDEMAKTYADWFEPYAQILEWKPPYARWFVGGKCNVAYNAVDRHAKDAKKDKVAYIFVPEPTDQQVQKITYLDLYKAVNKFANGLKSLGVKKGDRVSIYMPMIPETPIAMLACAKIGAIHSVVFSGFSAGGLQSRVLDAESKVVVTTDGFYRRGKPLPLKPNVDEAVQNAPSVEKVVVVKRAGLDVPMKEGRD